Proteins encoded within one genomic window of Fibrobacter sp. UWB16:
- a CDS encoding TIGR02171 family protein, whose translation MLKFLLAAFVLLLASCSDSEGVSSSSNSRFLPGMVRFSAKKDTVFLGTDYPLAKATERPQMKAFLDYIFYLGEHEVTCGEFNTLMKSSFKLNLACSSENIPATDLTYYDAVLFANERSKAEGFDTAYTYVNAQFDGEKHCINLEGFAFHPEVKAYRLPTEAEWILVAQKNWNLSAGWTAENSGYELHDVCTIVDSVSKFCDLVGNAMEWANDWLGNFRDTVVTNFVGAPDAGSQRMRVVKGGSYRNSASSIELYNRGDVYMVTSSTHKEYIGFRLAFGAISEATWMSSDGRIVESRIVPLTSSVTMKSLVGSYQAKLAFRNDITGNLTYIDYLSGSPLVREIADSLEVYHPDISPDGKKVAFCTGLEGVQGTSELYVRDLNESGTNLVRLNVESAAIPRWRVLENGDTVIVYVTNAENNENDKTFKSASTWQVKFANGKFGKPVKLFDGAYHGGISEDNTLAVTGSSRLRARIAEKGSSVAENARDTVWYKYKDEAEQACNASLAKDSSKRTLFLDFGGKAGVKFVGKDYGTHERLLVAKSSGKLVQSVAAPNGYTFDHSEWTIGGENTAVVTLVNGQGAHQKIALVDLTDSSVVEIVEGEELWHPCLWIRNNISVRDSVLDLDSAGVYYLEGQDGTLEAIGIKLTVMWKYKDDIEILCVGSSRTEKGIVVTEMKSGFATNVGHMGNDLNATLYVAENYGVNHLKKLKYIVMAVDIDLWLNRMEFSDLIFTKAPGYIYDANHDFWKDNLPDYFTEVVENAANYPEAARTNFVESRGFFSDEGVEWGSPLVELDSNWSKANIANVQWNLNRLEKFIIKMDSLNLKIVGVVFPQNPRYRETGSWGRYGPQRSFAEEIMETLMNMEHRYSNFVLMDENKNGDHDYSDEMAINTDHLSIAGAQKLTHRLDSLLLKLGE comes from the coding sequence ATGCTGAAGTTCTTACTGGCCGCATTTGTTCTTCTTTTGGCATCGTGCTCGGATTCCGAGGGCGTATCTTCGTCTAGTAATTCGCGCTTCTTGCCGGGAATGGTGCGGTTCAGTGCGAAAAAGGATACTGTTTTTTTGGGAACCGATTATCCTTTGGCTAAGGCTACAGAACGCCCGCAAATGAAAGCGTTTTTAGATTATATTTTTTATTTGGGTGAGCATGAGGTGACATGTGGCGAATTTAATACGCTCATGAAATCGTCTTTTAAACTGAATTTGGCCTGCTCAAGTGAAAATATTCCTGCAACAGATTTGACCTATTACGATGCTGTTCTCTTTGCAAATGAACGCAGCAAGGCCGAAGGCTTTGATACGGCTTATACATATGTCAATGCGCAGTTTGATGGCGAAAAACATTGTATAAACCTAGAAGGCTTTGCGTTCCATCCCGAAGTGAAAGCTTATCGCCTGCCGACCGAAGCGGAATGGATTCTGGTCGCTCAAAAAAATTGGAACTTGTCTGCAGGCTGGACTGCCGAAAATTCAGGGTATGAATTGCACGACGTTTGCACCATTGTGGATTCTGTCTCTAAATTCTGCGACCTTGTCGGAAACGCTATGGAATGGGCAAATGACTGGCTCGGAAATTTCCGTGATACGGTGGTGACCAATTTTGTGGGCGCCCCTGATGCGGGCTCGCAGCGAATGCGCGTTGTTAAAGGTGGTAGCTATAGAAATTCCGCAAGCTCCATTGAACTGTATAATCGCGGTGACGTGTATATGGTGACTTCGTCGACTCACAAGGAGTATATAGGATTCCGCCTGGCGTTTGGTGCCATTTCGGAAGCAACTTGGATGAGCTCGGATGGTAGAATTGTGGAATCGCGAATTGTCCCGTTGACTTCGTCTGTAACCATGAAATCCCTGGTGGGGTCTTATCAAGCAAAACTTGCATTCCGTAACGACATTACGGGAAACTTGACTTATATTGACTATTTGAGCGGGTCCCCTTTGGTTAGGGAAATTGCGGATTCGCTTGAAGTCTATCACCCTGATATATCTCCGGATGGAAAAAAAGTGGCCTTCTGTACTGGGCTTGAAGGGGTTCAGGGAACTTCGGAACTGTACGTGCGTGACTTGAATGAATCTGGGACGAATTTGGTTCGCCTAAATGTCGAGAGTGCGGCTATTCCGCGCTGGCGAGTGCTTGAAAATGGCGATACGGTCATTGTCTATGTGACGAATGCTGAAAACAATGAAAATGATAAGACTTTCAAATCGGCCTCTACATGGCAGGTAAAGTTTGCAAATGGCAAGTTCGGTAAACCGGTAAAACTTTTTGATGGTGCTTATCATGGCGGCATAAGCGAAGATAATACGCTAGCTGTTACAGGTTCAAGCCGTTTGCGAGCCCGCATTGCCGAGAAAGGCTCTTCTGTTGCCGAAAACGCCCGAGATACCGTGTGGTACAAATATAAAGATGAGGCTGAACAGGCTTGTAATGCGTCTCTTGCCAAGGATAGTAGCAAGCGGACGTTGTTCCTTGACTTTGGCGGTAAAGCAGGTGTGAAATTTGTTGGAAAAGATTACGGGACGCACGAACGTTTGCTTGTGGCAAAATCTTCTGGTAAATTGGTGCAGTCTGTTGCCGCGCCGAATGGGTACACATTTGACCATAGTGAATGGACCATAGGCGGGGAAAATACAGCTGTTGTAACTCTTGTAAATGGCCAGGGCGCTCATCAGAAAATTGCACTTGTCGACTTGACGGACAGCTCGGTTGTGGAAATTGTCGAAGGGGAGGAACTTTGGCACCCTTGCTTGTGGATTAGGAACAACATTTCTGTCCGTGATAGCGTTCTTGATTTAGACAGCGCTGGCGTTTATTATCTTGAGGGCCAAGATGGAACTCTTGAAGCGATTGGCATAAAGCTTACGGTGATGTGGAAATATAAGGATGATATAGAGATCCTGTGCGTGGGGAGTTCTAGGACTGAAAAAGGCATTGTCGTGACAGAGATGAAATCTGGCTTTGCGACGAATGTCGGGCATATGGGAAATGACTTGAATGCGACGCTGTATGTTGCTGAAAATTATGGCGTGAATCATTTGAAAAAGTTGAAGTACATCGTGATGGCTGTAGATATTGACCTTTGGCTCAACAGGATGGAGTTTTCGGATTTGATATTTACAAAAGCCCCAGGCTACATTTATGATGCAAACCATGATTTCTGGAAAGACAATTTACCGGATTATTTTACGGAAGTCGTAGAAAATGCCGCCAATTATCCGGAAGCCGCAAGGACGAATTTTGTGGAATCCCGCGGGTTCTTTAGCGATGAGGGCGTTGAATGGGGCTCTCCCTTGGTGGAACTCGATTCAAATTGGTCAAAAGCGAATATTGCAAATGTGCAATGGAACTTGAACCGTCTTGAAAAATTTATAATTAAGATGGATTCTCTGAATTTAAAGATTGTAGGGGTAGTTTTTCCACAGAATCCTCGCTATCGTGAAACGGGGTCTTGGGGACGCTATGGACCGCAACGTTCTTTTGCGGAAGAAATTATGGAGACTTTGATGAATATGGAGCATAGGTATTCAAACTTTGTTTTGATGGATGAAAATAAAAATGGGGATCATGACTACTCTGATGAGATGGCCATAAACACAGATCATCTGAGCATTGCCGGTGCACAAAAGCTGACGCATAGGCTTGATTCACTGCTGTTGAAACTAGGAGAGTAA
- a CDS encoding TIGR02171 family protein: MKNFIRHPFCYRVLCFISLILGVSCNEENPVFAVPTNPSVVNEIDGFVFVKAGGNSTFLGTDVNGARTSETPRMKVHFTYNFYISKNEVTRGEYNALRNGAGAECHEACDDQSPVTNVSYFDAVLYANAKSKAYNLDTVYTYTKATFNPKGGCDDLDGLVFREDVNGFRLPTEAEWVYAASHGWNPEAGWHSENSGFVAHDVATSPANTLGIYDMAGNVLEWVNDWLTYFRQEPVTNFVGGADGGGLGERVVKGGSYRNDPSLINIYSRGDIYTVVSSAKADYIGFRLALGAIPNATMLDERGSVKESVVNSLAETNDVKHLTGTYESKLVFRNDVTGNLAFIEYGTGFNSVTEIKDSLQVYHPDVSPDGKRVAFCTGIEGGVRPSSVYVRNLDATGSGLVKLDVENAVIPRWRILENGDTAIVYVSSAADNSDDASFAAMSTWQVPFNNGQFGIPKKIFDGAFHGGVSADKQLAVTGSKLLRAKMATISSVVFNGVDSIWYGGEQACNVSLANDGSNRTLFLDFGGATGAQFVGQSYNTHERLLVMNNRGELVQSVAAPAGYTFDHTEWAIGGSNLAVATLANVNGVHQKIVLVDFSDGSVKTLVEGDELWHPCLWHSRNRFDSVNLDTDSAGVYYHPSASYGAIDLRVKMERFWEYRDELTAVALGSSRTMFALYDKDVKSQRILNMAFSSGQVTGMEYLFENYVLNHVKNLKVVVLEMSPAMLWTDRYDTWSEVIYNRVPGYKYDESHGFWVDGLPDHFLDAVKASPRPKTAMLFDYDLEDFLMPSRNWGEAVCVRDSNVLTLDSPLLKRNLKTFEDMVQKARARGITVIVTVLPQNPGYAKTGTFGIYGPRRSYAMEIINEIGKLDVIMFDENKFGEHDYTSEMAYNTDHLSALGAKQYTHRLDSLLATLEN, from the coding sequence ATGAAAAACTTTATCCGTCATCCTTTTTGCTATAGAGTCCTTTGCTTTATTTCTCTTATTTTGGGAGTTTCATGTAATGAAGAAAATCCCGTTTTTGCCGTTCCGACAAATCCCTCTGTTGTAAATGAGATAGATGGTTTTGTCTTTGTTAAAGCTGGAGGAAATTCAACTTTCCTGGGAACGGATGTAAATGGGGCTCGTACAAGTGAAACTCCTAGGATGAAAGTTCACTTTACGTATAATTTTTATATAAGCAAAAACGAGGTTACTCGTGGCGAATACAACGCCTTGCGAAATGGTGCTGGTGCTGAATGCCATGAAGCTTGCGATGACCAAAGCCCGGTGACGAACGTGTCCTATTTTGATGCCGTGCTTTATGCAAATGCCAAGAGCAAAGCTTATAACCTGGATACCGTTTATACGTACACAAAGGCGACTTTTAATCCCAAGGGCGGTTGCGATGACCTTGATGGACTTGTTTTCCGTGAAGATGTAAATGGTTTCCGCTTGCCGACCGAAGCTGAATGGGTCTATGCTGCAAGTCATGGCTGGAACCCCGAGGCGGGTTGGCATAGCGAAAATTCGGGCTTTGTGGCTCATGATGTAGCGACATCGCCGGCGAACACTTTGGGCATTTACGATATGGCTGGCAACGTTCTGGAATGGGTGAACGACTGGCTTACATATTTTCGTCAAGAGCCTGTCACTAATTTTGTGGGTGGAGCTGATGGCGGTGGCCTTGGAGAACGTGTGGTCAAAGGTGGAAGCTACCGAAATGACCCTTCACTGATCAACATTTATAGCCGTGGAGATATTTATACCGTTGTTTCTTCGGCTAAGGCAGATTATATCGGTTTTCGCTTGGCTTTGGGAGCTATTCCTAATGCGACGATGCTTGATGAACGTGGTTCTGTAAAAGAATCTGTAGTCAATTCGCTGGCTGAAACGAATGATGTTAAGCATCTGACGGGAACGTATGAATCGAAACTTGTATTCCGCAATGATGTGACGGGCAATCTGGCGTTTATCGAATATGGAACAGGATTCAATTCGGTGACAGAAATCAAGGACAGCTTGCAAGTATATCATCCTGATGTTTCTCCTGATGGAAAACGGGTTGCCTTTTGCACGGGAATTGAAGGTGGTGTCCGTCCCTCAAGCGTGTATGTCCGCAATCTGGATGCGACAGGATCTGGACTTGTCAAATTGGACGTCGAAAATGCTGTAATCCCTCGTTGGCGTATTCTTGAGAATGGCGATACCGCGATTGTCTATGTCTCGAGTGCCGCGGACAATAGCGATGATGCTTCGTTTGCGGCGATGAGCACTTGGCAGGTTCCTTTTAATAACGGACAATTTGGAATCCCCAAGAAAATTTTTGACGGAGCGTTTCATGGAGGCGTGAGCGCGGATAAGCAACTTGCGGTAACCGGCTCAAAGCTTTTGCGTGCTAAAATGGCTACAATAAGCAGTGTCGTGTTTAATGGCGTTGATTCCATTTGGTATGGTGGAGAACAGGCTTGCAATGTTTCGCTAGCTAATGACGGTAGCAATAGGACTTTGTTCCTTGATTTTGGCGGCGCTACGGGTGCCCAGTTTGTGGGACAATCTTACAACACCCATGAAAGGCTTTTGGTCATGAATAATCGCGGAGAACTTGTTCAAAGTGTTGCGGCTCCGGCTGGCTATACATTTGACCATACAGAATGGGCTATTGGAGGCTCTAATCTTGCGGTGGCGACACTTGCAAATGTGAATGGCGTCCATCAAAAAATCGTTCTTGTCGACTTTTCGGATGGATCGGTAAAGACTCTTGTGGAAGGCGACGAACTTTGGCACCCTTGCCTCTGGCATTCCAGAAATCGCTTTGACAGTGTGAATCTCGATACGGACAGCGCTGGCGTTTATTATCATCCGTCGGCTTCGTATGGCGCAATTGACCTCCGTGTGAAAATGGAGCGCTTCTGGGAATATCGCGATGAACTCACGGCTGTTGCTTTGGGTTCTTCAAGAACGATGTTTGCACTCTATGATAAAGATGTGAAGTCGCAGCGTATTTTGAACATGGCGTTTTCTTCGGGGCAGGTGACGGGTATGGAATACCTGTTTGAAAACTACGTCTTGAACCATGTAAAGAATCTGAAGGTCGTTGTTCTTGAAATGTCTCCGGCCATGTTGTGGACGGATCGTTACGACACTTGGAGTGAAGTTATTTACAACAGAGTTCCTGGATACAAGTACGATGAAAGTCACGGCTTTTGGGTCGATGGCTTGCCGGATCATTTCTTGGATGCTGTAAAGGCTTCGCCACGCCCTAAGACGGCGATGCTTTTTGATTATGATCTAGAGGACTTTTTGATGCCTTCAAGGAATTGGGGCGAGGCAGTCTGTGTCCGTGATTCGAACGTCCTTACTTTAGATTCGCCTTTGTTGAAAAGAAACCTTAAGACTTTTGAAGATATGGTTCAAAAGGCTCGTGCAAGAGGAATTACTGTTATTGTTACTGTCTTGCCCCAGAATCCGGGATATGCAAAAACGGGAACTTTTGGGATTTATGGCCCAAGGCGCAGTTATGCTATGGAAATTATCAATGAGATTGGGAAACTTGATGTGATCATGTTTGATGAAAATAAGTTTGGTGAGCATGACTATACTAGCGAAATGGCTTACAATACAGATCACCTGAGTGCTCTTGGCGCAAAGCAGTATACGCATAGGCTCGACTCGTTGCTTGCTACATTGGAAAATTGA
- a CDS encoding TIGR02171 family protein, protein MSYLGTYAPTAKPSETPQLKAALNYDFSIGAHEITCGEFKRIMGTTFDDRCRGKDSDLLPVTRVTYFDAVLYANERSKREGYDTAYTYFSTAFDAAGNCVSMESILFHPEVEAYRLPTEAEWIMAADRDWNPSAEWNALNSDFEPKKVCSYPRIHGDFCDMGGNVKEWVSDWLGYFRDTTITNFVGASDGGSLGERIIKGGSYRNDPSSIKLYNRGDVYIVTSAAKSEYLGFRIAFGKIPDAVWMRRDGQVRQNRVIPMAGASVVKKNMETYRTKLVFRNDVSGNLAFVDYVNGSLSVFEFLDTLDSYHPDISPDGRLVAFCTGMEGVSGKSDVYIRPLSENYTKPLKVKANGNAAIPRWRLLENGDTVIVYVSDAGNNKENSAFKSKSTWQVKYANGRFGVPQKLFDGAYHGGISDDNTLAVTGARLLRAKVAKPGMTLANARDTIWYNGEQACNVSLANDGTKRVAFLDFGGDTGIDFVGESYGTHERLLIADSTGKLIKSIAAPVGDSFDHTEWAQNYTGSDPDGGFIVATLVNANGTHKKIVLINVKDGSILDLVEGDELWHPAIWRKKYETSKTSELDPDSAGVYLRPADEWASVIMRFNMELLWKYRDSANVAILGSSRPLFGISPSRFDKSFFAVNFGQTPNSIYMTRDYLDHYVFNHLKKLKYLIISLDIDFWYKIDGPNGDNMFYTHFDNYPGYVYDKNHDYWKDGVPDGLLEYTENAIGSSDESLYMKDRGRYSYSNCSSWRENPEIEMDSTYYDSREYLLEDCKKALISIIEEAAKRNIRVVGVIFPQSPAYKETGAFGRYGLRRSRAKKLIDELSSLNKKYPNFLVMDENKMGKHDYTDNMAVDEDHLCNGGAGLLSYRLNELLLSWEKKK, encoded by the coding sequence ATGTCGTACCTAGGTACGTATGCTCCAACTGCAAAACCTAGTGAAACGCCTCAATTGAAGGCGGCCTTGAATTATGATTTTTCCATTGGTGCGCACGAGATTACTTGCGGTGAATTTAAACGGATCATGGGGACAACTTTTGATGATCGTTGCCGAGGCAAGGATTCTGATTTGCTGCCCGTGACTAGGGTTACTTATTTTGATGCCGTCCTTTATGCAAACGAACGTAGTAAGCGTGAAGGCTACGATACTGCTTATACTTATTTCTCAACTGCTTTTGATGCCGCGGGAAACTGCGTATCGATGGAAAGTATTCTCTTCCATCCCGAAGTGGAGGCGTATCGTCTGCCGACAGAAGCGGAATGGATTATGGCCGCAGACCGCGATTGGAATCCTTCTGCAGAGTGGAATGCGCTGAATTCCGATTTTGAGCCGAAAAAAGTTTGCTCGTATCCTCGTATTCATGGCGACTTTTGCGATATGGGCGGCAATGTCAAGGAATGGGTCTCGGATTGGCTTGGCTATTTCAGGGACACGACGATTACGAATTTTGTCGGAGCTTCTGATGGCGGTTCTCTAGGTGAACGCATTATCAAGGGCGGGAGCTATCGCAACGACCCGTCTTCGATTAAACTCTATAATCGTGGCGATGTCTACATTGTGACTTCGGCGGCGAAGTCGGAATATCTTGGTTTCCGTATTGCCTTTGGTAAAATTCCAGATGCCGTCTGGATGAGGCGAGATGGTCAAGTTCGACAAAATAGGGTTATCCCGATGGCAGGCGCTAGCGTCGTCAAGAAGAACATGGAAACGTATCGTACAAAACTTGTTTTCCGTAATGACGTGAGCGGAAACTTGGCTTTTGTGGATTATGTCAATGGCTCTCTGTCGGTTTTCGAATTTTTGGACACCCTTGATTCCTATCATCCTGATATTTCTCCGGATGGGAGACTTGTTGCCTTTTGTACAGGAATGGAAGGCGTTTCTGGCAAGTCGGATGTCTATATTCGTCCGCTCTCGGAAAATTATACGAAACCGTTAAAGGTTAAGGCCAATGGAAATGCAGCCATCCCGCGATGGCGCTTGCTTGAAAATGGCGATACCGTCATTGTGTATGTTTCGGATGCCGGTAATAACAAGGAAAATTCTGCGTTTAAGTCGAAAAGTACATGGCAGGTGAAGTATGCCAATGGTCGCTTTGGCGTTCCTCAAAAGCTTTTTGACGGCGCTTATCACGGTGGTATATCTGATGATAATACGCTTGCCGTAACGGGTGCCAGATTGTTGCGTGCGAAAGTGGCCAAGCCCGGCATGACCCTTGCAAATGCTCGTGATACCATATGGTATAATGGGGAACAGGCCTGTAACGTTTCGCTTGCGAACGATGGCACGAAGCGTGTGGCGTTCCTTGATTTTGGCGGGGATACCGGGATTGACTTTGTGGGTGAAAGCTATGGGACGCATGAACGGTTGCTTATTGCGGACAGTACAGGAAAACTAATCAAGTCCATTGCGGCACCTGTGGGCGATAGCTTTGACCATACGGAATGGGCTCAGAATTATACGGGTTCGGACCCTGATGGCGGTTTTATTGTTGCTACTCTTGTAAACGCCAATGGAACGCACAAGAAAATTGTCCTTATAAATGTGAAAGATGGCTCGATTTTGGATTTGGTTGAAGGCGATGAACTTTGGCACCCCGCAATTTGGCGTAAGAAGTACGAAACTTCAAAAACGTCAGAACTTGATCCTGACAGCGCAGGCGTTTATTTGCGCCCTGCGGATGAATGGGCTTCTGTTATCATGCGCTTCAACATGGAACTTCTCTGGAAGTATCGCGATTCTGCGAATGTGGCCATTCTGGGCTCGTCACGCCCGTTGTTTGGCATAAGCCCTTCGCGTTTCGATAAAAGTTTCTTTGCGGTGAATTTTGGACAAACGCCTAATTCCATCTATATGACAAGGGATTATTTGGACCATTATGTATTCAATCATCTGAAAAAGTTGAAATATTTGATTATTTCGCTTGATATTGATTTCTGGTACAAAATTGATGGCCCTAATGGCGACAACATGTTCTATACGCATTTTGATAACTATCCGGGATATGTGTACGACAAGAATCATGATTATTGGAAAGACGGAGTTCCAGATGGATTGCTGGAATATACAGAAAATGCGATTGGTTCTTCGGATGAAAGTTTGTACATGAAGGACCGTGGCCGGTATTCTTATTCGAATTGTAGTTCTTGGCGTGAAAATCCTGAAATTGAGATGGATAGCACCTATTATGATTCCCGCGAATACTTGCTTGAAGACTGTAAGAAAGCCCTCATTTCCATTATTGAGGAAGCGGCAAAGAGGAATATCCGTGTGGTGGGTGTTATTTTCCCGCAGAGCCCGGCGTATAAGGAAACAGGCGCGTTTGGACGTTATGGACTCCGCCGTAGCAGGGCAAAGAAACTGATTGATGAACTTAGTTCTTTAAATAAGAAGTATCCGAATTTTTTGGTGATGGATGAAAATAAAATGGGAAAGCACGACTATACAGATAATATGGCTGTAGATGAAGACCATTTATGTAATGGTGGTGCTGGGTTATTGAGCTATCGGTTGAATGAGCTCTTGTTATCCTGGGAAAAGAAAAAATGA
- a CDS encoding TIGR02171 family protein encodes MGFCYKRNILVWSMSVFALSLMASCNHYDSSVESKVESFLTCSSKKNCPEVDLQDEFILVRSSKQNVALGTNLKSAKASERPEMKVEFTYDYQLGQHEVTCGEFNDLMGGKKGRVSLDCEKRNLPAVNVTYLDAVLYANAKSKAAGMDTAYTYSSLELDKKGHCVLMEGLKFDPDVDAFRLPTEAEWVYAAGLAFNVDNSWNASNSDFESHEVCKKKDDNGFCDLLGNVTEWVNDWLGSFREETVTNFIGATNGGSHDERVIKGGSFNSIPQTINLYARGDVYTVTEQTASNYLGFRLAYGKIENAVLLNTSGDVVSSNVSVVVGKNKISSILGTSRAKLAFRNDVTKKLSFIDFTKITPTVVEIKDSIDVYHPDISPDGKRVAFCTSEEGVGGKSEVYVRDLNESGSNLVKLDVKSAAIPRWRVLDNGDTVIVYVTDAGNNEDKSSFFAKSTWQVKFANGKFDGTPVKLFDGAYHGGISDDSKLTVSGARLLRARVASKKSTVEENAQDTIWYAKEQACNASLNKTSKQTLFLDFMGEPGIEFVGEDYNVHERMFVIDSTGKLLKSVKAPKNWAFDHSEWVLHDENKAIATLTNVDGAHQKIVLVNVDDNTITEIAEGEELWHPCFWKSVNNASSDQKWSADSVGQYLTPKNQTYYLLANKMPMFWLLKDSVEVVGLGNSHLWVGFAAPKMSKPSINMGIIPCDMHCAHYLFSNYVLNHCSKLKYVVLGLGIDWWWNGDERTDVNMSMNSALGYEYDRNHEFYPDGVDDEFLKLIAENASPEADYVKSNLGWYPTTENSGWYDENGVAGMSGDSTWSDCLFNKSLAQCLVNMDQETCVSNYHMDVCVADSSLDKCLAKSELSQCSALFSGEFEKLKDVVRLAKERDITVVGVLFPISPYYKKTGAYGRHGLRRSHAEKLIEEIENLADIHSNFYLMNENNFGDHDYPTSMASDFDHLNKDGAKRVTAKIDSLIKSIDGKSKK; translated from the coding sequence ATGGGCTTCTGTTATAAAAGAAACATCCTTGTCTGGAGCATGTCTGTCTTTGCTCTCTCTTTGATGGCTTCTTGCAATCATTATGATTCTTCGGTAGAAAGTAAAGTCGAGTCTTTTTTGACATGCTCCTCAAAGAAGAATTGCCCTGAAGTCGATTTACAAGATGAATTTATTTTGGTTCGCTCTTCTAAACAAAACGTGGCGTTGGGAACGAATTTGAAATCGGCCAAGGCGAGCGAACGCCCCGAAATGAAAGTCGAGTTTACTTATGACTACCAGCTGGGGCAACATGAAGTTACTTGTGGTGAATTTAATGATTTGATGGGGGGCAAGAAAGGTCGCGTTTCTCTAGATTGCGAAAAGAGAAACTTGCCGGCGGTAAATGTGACGTATTTGGATGCCGTGCTTTATGCAAATGCCAAAAGTAAAGCTGCCGGCATGGATACTGCCTATACTTACTCTTCGTTGGAACTGGATAAAAAAGGCCATTGCGTCTTGATGGAAGGCTTAAAATTTGATCCCGATGTGGATGCTTTCCGTTTGCCGACCGAAGCAGAATGGGTGTATGCCGCGGGTTTAGCGTTTAATGTCGATAATAGCTGGAATGCCAGTAATTCTGATTTTGAATCTCATGAAGTTTGTAAGAAAAAGGATGATAATGGCTTTTGTGACTTGCTTGGAAATGTGACCGAGTGGGTGAATGACTGGCTTGGATCGTTCCGCGAAGAAACGGTTACGAACTTCATTGGCGCAACCAATGGCGGGAGCCATGATGAACGCGTTATCAAGGGCGGTAGCTTTAATAGTATTCCTCAGACAATCAATCTTTATGCACGTGGTGACGTTTATACGGTCACGGAACAAACGGCTTCTAATTATCTCGGATTCCGCTTGGCGTATGGTAAAATTGAAAATGCCGTTTTGCTGAATACGTCGGGAGATGTCGTTTCTTCGAACGTCTCGGTTGTTGTTGGAAAAAATAAGATTTCGTCTATTTTGGGAACGTCGCGAGCAAAGCTTGCTTTCCGCAATGATGTGACCAAAAAGTTGTCCTTTATAGATTTTACGAAAATCACACCGACGGTTGTTGAAATCAAGGATTCGATAGATGTCTATCATCCTGACATTTCGCCAGACGGAAAACGTGTTGCGTTCTGCACAAGCGAAGAAGGTGTCGGCGGAAAGTCGGAAGTCTATGTCCGTGACTTGAATGAATCGGGGAGTAATCTTGTAAAGCTTGATGTGAAGTCAGCAGCAATTCCTCGCTGGCGTGTGCTTGACAATGGAGATACGGTTATCGTTTATGTCACCGATGCGGGAAACAACGAAGATAAGTCTTCGTTCTTTGCAAAAAGTACGTGGCAGGTGAAATTTGCAAATGGAAAATTTGATGGAACGCCTGTAAAGCTTTTTGATGGCGCTTATCATGGCGGTATCAGCGATGATTCGAAATTGACGGTGAGTGGAGCCCGTCTGCTCCGTGCTCGTGTTGCTTCGAAAAAATCGACTGTTGAAGAAAACGCTCAAGATACGATTTGGTATGCAAAAGAACAGGCTTGCAATGCTTCTTTGAATAAAACATCCAAGCAGACCTTGTTCCTTGATTTTATGGGTGAACCTGGAATTGAATTTGTTGGTGAAGATTATAACGTGCATGAACGTATGTTTGTTATTGATAGTACTGGCAAATTGCTCAAGTCGGTGAAGGCTCCTAAAAACTGGGCGTTTGACCATAGCGAATGGGTTCTGCATGATGAAAACAAGGCTATTGCTACGTTGACTAATGTTGATGGCGCTCACCAGAAAATAGTGCTAGTGAATGTTGACGACAATACGATTACAGAAATTGCAGAAGGCGAAGAACTTTGGCATCCTTGTTTCTGGAAATCTGTTAATAATGCATCAAGTGACCAGAAATGGAGTGCCGATAGTGTTGGTCAATACTTAACTCCTAAAAATCAGACGTATTACTTGCTCGCCAATAAAATGCCGATGTTCTGGCTGTTGAAGGATTCTGTAGAAGTTGTGGGGCTTGGAAATTCACACTTGTGGGTGGGCTTTGCGGCTCCTAAAATGAGCAAGCCTTCGATCAATATGGGGATTATCCCGTGTGATATGCATTGTGCCCATTATCTTTTTTCAAATTATGTTTTGAATCATTGTTCTAAACTTAAATATGTTGTTCTTGGCCTTGGAATTGACTGGTGGTGGAATGGTGATGAGCGTACCGATGTCAATATGAGTATGAATAGTGCACTTGGCTATGAATACGATAGAAATCACGAGTTCTATCCGGATGGCGTTGACGATGAGTTCTTGAAACTTATTGCAGAAAATGCATCTCCAGAAGCTGATTATGTCAAGTCCAATCTCGGATGGTACCCCACAACGGAAAATAGTGGATGGTATGATGAAAATGGCGTGGCTGGAATGAGCGGCGATTCTACATGGAGTGATTGCTTGTTTAACAAGAGTCTTGCCCAGTGCCTTGTCAATATGGATCAGGAAACTTGTGTTTCTAATTACCATATGGATGTTTGCGTTGCGGATTCGAGCTTGGATAAGTGCCTTGCAAAATCGGAACTGAGCCAGTGCTCTGCACTTTTCTCTGGTGAATTTGAAAAATTGAAGGATGTTGTTCGCCTGGCTAAAGAAAGGGATATTACCGTTGTTGGAGTCTTGTTCCCGATCAGTCCGTATTACAAGAAGACGGGGGCTTATGGCCGCCATGGCTTACGCCGCAGCCATGCCGAAAAGCTGATCGAAGAAATTGAAAATTTGGCTGATATCCATTCGAATTTTTACCTCATGAATGAAAATAATTTTGGCGACCATGATTACCCGACATCAATGGCAAGTGATTTTGACCATTTGAACAAGGATGGCGCCAAGCGTGTCACTGCAAAAATTGATTCTCTGATTAAATCAATAGACGGCAAGTCGAAAAAGTAA